The genomic DNA GGTTCCGGAATTTCAGACCCGAACGCTCCGTTTGCCGCTCGTTGTTGACACGGCTTGCGGGATGTGTTTTGCCCTTTTTCGTGAAAACGGCGTTCAAATGCCCGTGCAAGCGGAGCTGCTGACCGGACTTTCCAGGTGTTTCCCTATTCAAACCGCGAAAACGTCGTTGCCCATTATGAAAGACGTATCTCTCATCGATCTGGTGTGCGGCATCTCCTCCGCCCTTGACTACATTTCCCCGGCAGTGACCGGGCATCACCGCCGGGTGGGCCTGGGGGCGGTCGCGCTGGCCAGTCAGGTGGGCGTCCCTGCGTCTTCCCTGGTGGATCTTCTGCTGGCCGGGCTGATGCACGACATCGGGGCTTTTTCCATGGATTTGGCCCTGGACGGCCTGAAGTTCGACTCGGACCTGAAGGAACACGCCGTCGTCGGATACAGGCTGCTCAAGGATCACCCCTTTCTGGAGCGCGCCTCGCGCATGGTCCTGTACCACCATACGTGCTGGAGCGATTTACGGGTCATCCGCCAGGAGGGGGACAGGGAAACCCTGTTGCTGGCCAACATCATCAATCTGGCCGATCGCGTCGACATCCTGCGCCGGGTGGGGACGTCCTCCCGCGAACGCTGCGAGGTCGAGCAGGCCGTGGCCGGGTTCACCTCGGATCTGTACGCGCCGAGGCTGCTTGAAGCCTTCAGGGAACTGGCCGACGGCGGTCTTTTCTGGCCGTTGGTGGAGGATATGGACAGGCCGGTGCGGGAGATGCTTTCCCGGAACCTGCTCGACGTGCGCATCACTCCGGATGAGCTTATCGACTTTTCGAGCTTCTTCACCCGGATCATCGACTTTCGGAGCCGCCACACGGCCACCCACACGGCGGGCGTGGCCGAGAGCGCGGTCCTGCTGGCCAAGCTGGCGGGCATGAGCGAGCAGGAACAGAAGGCCATGCGGCTTGCCGGCAACCTTCACGACATCGGCAAGCTGGCCGTGCCCACGGCCCTGCTGGACAAGCCGGGAGCTTTGGACAGCGACGAGTACGTCAAGGTCCAGGACCACGCCACGGTGTGCGCCGAGGTCCTGCGCTCCATCTCCGGCCTGGGCGAGGTGGCCGACTGGGCCTGCCAGCATCATGAACGGCTCAACGGCAAGGGGTATCCCCTCGGGTTGACCGCCGATCAGCTTTCTTTGGGGTCCCGGATAATGCAGGTGGCGGACGTGCACACGGCCATCACCGAGGACCGTCCCTACCGCAAGGGGATGGCCCGCGAAAAGGTCGTGACCGTGCTGCGCTCCATGGCGGACAACGGGTTCCTCGACCCGGACATCGTCAATCTCATCATCGAGAACCACGACAGGTTCGACGCAGTTCGAACCATCGTCCAGAGCCGCGCCCTTTCGGAGTTTCGGCGTTTCGCCGAGGCCTCCAGGTAGCCGCCGTTAGGCTTCGGCGAAGATTTCCCCGATTTCGTCCGGGTCGGAAGTCAGCCCCAGGGCGCACATGAGCCGGATGCGGGCCTTGGGTCCGCCCAGCCGTCCGGACAGGATGACGCCCTTGGTATGCAGGTCGGCTCCGCCGCCGGGGTAGCCGTAGATCGGCCACACGCCGCCTTCGATGCATCGGGTGGACAGGACCACCGGAATGCGCCGCTCCAGGCACGCTTCGATTCCCTCGACCATGGCCGGAGGGACATTCCCCGCCCCGAATCCTTCGATGACAACTCCCTTTGCTCCCTCGCTTATTGCGTGATCGAGAGGTTTCCGGTCAATTCCCGTATACGCGGTGATGAGCGGTACGTTGGTCTCGATGGCGTCGAGGGCGAACCTGCGTCTGGGCCTGGGGGTGGAGCGCGGCCTGGCCAGGAGCACGGACTCCCCGGCCACGTAGCCGACAACCCCGGCTTCGCGGGATTCGAAGGCGTCCACGTTGAGCGAGTTGACCTTGACCGCCTCGCGGGCGGCGAAGATGCGGTCGGTCATGAGGATGCACGCCCCGATGCCGGGCGGCAGCGGGAGCAGGCAGGCGCGCACGGTGTTGGCCAGGTTGCGGATGCCGTCGTAGCCCGCCTCGGAGTAGTAGCGCATGGACCCGGTCAGGATGACCGGCTTGTCGGAGTGGATGACCAGGTCGCACATGTAGGCGGTCTCCACCAGGGTGTCCGTGCCGTGCAGGACCACGGCCCCGAGCACGGACTCCTCTTCCAGGGCGGCTTCCACGTCGCGGGCCAGCCGGAACATGTCCTCGGGGGTCATGTGCGGGCTCGGCTTGTCCGACCAGAGCACGGGCCGCAGGGTCACGTCCGCCTCCTGGGGGGAGAGCTGGTTGAGCAGTCCGTCGAAGTTGCCCCCCGGGGCCACGCCTTCCCTGCCTTCCACCGGGGACATTCCGATGGTTCCCCCAGTGAAGAAAACGACTATTTCTGTTTGCTTCGTCATCTCGTTCCGCTTGTTGCGTTTGGTTTTTGGGCGTGACGGCTTACTGCCGTTCCATGGCCGCCTGGATTTTTTCCCGAAGAATCGATTCGTTCACGGCTCCGGTCACGGGCGGCTGCCCTTCGATGATGAAGGTCGGGATGGCGGTCACACCCGCCTCCCGCGCTTGTCTGGACCCATCCTCCACCCGTTGGCCGTAGCGGCGGTCGGCGAGCGCGTCGGTCAGGGCCGTGGCGTCGAGCCCGGAGTTTCCGGCCACATCGAGGATCACGTTCATGTCCCCGATGTTCCGTCCCTCGGTGAAGCAGGCCCGGAACATGCGCTCGTGGAATGCGCGATACCGTCCCGCGTCCCGGGCGAACTCCGCCGCTTCCAGGGCCAGTCGCGAGTTGGACAGCAGGGTCATTTCGGTGAAATGGATGCCGTAGGGCTCGCCCCGCCGGTTGCAGGTCATGGTAACCTGGTCGATGTCGAAGCGGTCGAACAGTTCGTCCATGGGACGTCCCTCGGGCGGGGTGTCCGGGTGGATTTCATGGGGGACCCAGGTGTCCAGGATGTCATAGTCCCGCTTCAGTCGGTCGACAATGCCCGTGCCGATGAAACAGAACGGTCAGACGAAATCGGAGAAAATGGTCATGCGAATGGGCATGGATAATCCTCGGGCTCAAGTTTGCCCCCACTTTACGGTCCGTCAGCGAAAAGTAAAGCGGTTTTACCCGGTCCCGGCCGCGTCCAGAAGGTCCCGGCGCAGGGCGTCGATGCGCTCTTTGTCCAGGAGCCGCCGTCCGTCCTGAGTGCGCACATGGAAGACGTCCGCGGCCCGTCCCTTGATGGTCGTAATCATGGCCAGGTGAATGGACAGGGAGTGGGCGGCCAGGGTGCGGGCCATGTCGAAAAGGAATCCGGTGCGGTCCGTGGCGGCCACCTCCACCACGGTGTAGAAGTCGCTGGCCGCGTTGTCGATGGTCGCCAGCGGCTTGAGCTGCGGGAGGCCCCGGCCCCGGGACAGGGGGGATCTGCCGCGCTCCTCAAGCCGTGCGGCCAGGTCGAGTTTGCCCGTCATGGCGTAGCCGATGGACCTCCCGACCCTGGCCCAGACTTCCTCGATGAACAGGTTCTCGGGTGGTTCGGCCACGGTGAATACGTCCACGGCGGTGCCGTCCTTCCAGGTGAAGATGTCGGCGGCCAGGATGTTCAGCCCATGCAGGGAGAGGGCTCCGGCGATGGTGGCGAAGAGGCGGGGCTGGTCCACGGCCGCGATGGTCAACTGGTAGGTTCCTTCGGCCCAGCCGGGCGCGCCCTCGATCAGGTTGACGCCCTTGCCGCCCACGGCGGACGGCTTGCGCTTGCGGTCTTCGGCTACATCGGCCCATAGCCGTTTGACCAGGCGCAGGTGCCTGGCGATGGCGTCCGGAGTCAGGGCCAGAAACGCGCGCGGCGGCATGGCCCGCAAGGCCGCTTCCACGTATTCCGGGTCCTGGTCCGAGGCAGCGGTGACGACCTCCCGCCTGGCGTCGGCCAGCCTGCGCGCCGCGTCCGGCTCGGCCAGGGGGCCGTGGCGGAGCAGGTTGCGCACCTTGAAATACAGTTCGCCGAGCAAGGAGCGGGTCCAGGCGTTCCAGGCGCGTGGGCCGGTGGCCATGGAGTCGGCCGTGGACAGAAGGTGAAGCATGTCGAGCCTGTCCGTGTTTCCGACCGTGGCGGCCACATCCGCGACCACCCGTTCGTCGGACAGGTCGCGCCGAGTGGCGGTCTTGGGCAGGAGCAGGTGATGTTCCACCAGGAAGGCCACGTCTTCGACGGCCTCCGGGGAGCGGCCGTATCGGGTCAGGGCCTCACGGGCCAGCGCCGCTCCGGCCTTGGAGTGGTCGGGCGCGCCCTTGCCCAGGTCATGGAAGAATCCCGCCAGCACCAGGCGGGCCGGATCGGCCACGCGCGCGGCCAGCTCGCCGGTCCATTGTCCGTCCCCGGCCAGGAAGTCCGAAAGCAGGGCCACGGTGGCCAGGGTGTGCCGGCCCACCGGATGGACGTGGTAGTCGTTGAATTGGATAAGGTGTTCCACCTCGGCGAACGCGGGGAACAGGGCGGGCAGGAGCCGGGTTTCGATGAGCCCTTCGCAGGCGGTCCGGCAGTGCGGGGCCATGAATATCTCGACCAGGATGGACAGGGTCTCGGTACGGCCCGCCAGCCCGGCCGCGAACCGCTCCGGGTCGTGCCGGACGATGCGCCGCGCGCCCCAGGTCAGGGGCAGACCCGTGCGCGCGGACTCCAGGAACGCGCCGAGCACGTTGTCCGGGGCGGCCTCGGACTGCCTCTTGAAGCGGATGCCCTCCGGCTCGGCCTCCAGGTTACGGATGGCCAGTTCGGGCAGCGGCCCGGTCCGTGCCGGGAACGCCTCCCGGAACAGGGCTTCGCGCATGGCCTTGATGCGGGTCATGGCCTGGTGCAGCCGGGAGAGGAAAAATTCGACGGCCAAGCCCGTGTCGCCGGGCGAGGCGGTTCGCGGGGCGAACCCCATGAGCCGTGCCGTGGGAGGTTGCAGGTCGAAGAAAAGACGGTCGGTTTTGCGTCCGGCGGCCAGGTGCAGGGCCGTGCGCACGCGGTTGAGGAACGCCTGATCCTCGCGCAGCCGGGCCAGTTCCTCGGGAAGAAAGATGGGGTCGCGGCCCATGATGTTGAGCGTCCGGGTCAGCCAGACCACCTGCTGGCCGTCGCGCAGGCCGCCAAGCCCGTTCTTCAGCTCGGGTTCGAGCAGGGCCGAGGCGTCGCCGTACTGGACCGCGCGGGTCTCGTTGTGATCGCGCAGGGCCGAGGCGAAGGTTGCGCCTGTTTTTTTCAGGACCTTGGCGTCGAAGGCCGTCCTGAACGCCTCGAAGACTCCGGCTTCTCCGGCCAGGGGGCGGGCGTCCATGAGCGAAGCCAGGACCTGAAAATCCTTGCGCGACAGGGACACGCAGTCGGCCACTGTGCGAACGCCGTGGCCCAGGTCCAGGCCGAGGTCCCACAGGGGGAAAAGCAGGGTCTTGATGAAGGCGTCCGCTCCGGACGGGATACGGCGCTTGAAGAGCAGGACCACGTCGATATCCGAGCCGGGGCACAGTCGCCCCCGGCCGTATCCGCCCACGGCGGCCAGGGCGAAGTCGAACCGTTGCGGCCCGGCCTCGCGCACGCGGGCCTCGAAATATCTGTCCACCAGATGGGTGTTTTCCCAGGCAAAGCCGCCCACAGCCCCGGCCTTGGCCCGCGTCCACAGGTCGGCCCTGGCCTGTTTCAGCCTGCGGGCGGATTCTGGAAGTAGGCTGTCCGGCTGCATCTGGCGGCTCCTGGTTGTCCGGCGGATGGGGAAAGGAGGTGGCGGCCGGGAGCCTTTCCTTCTCCCGGCCGCCGTCAGCCCGGTAGGGCTGGGGAATGCTCGGGCGGAGCGCAGGGACTCTCTTTCCTCGCAGGCCCGGCAGGCCCCGGCCCGGGCGAACCCGGGCCGGAGGTGTTCTTTTGATTGCGAGGGGGCTAGATGGCTTCCTCGCCGGTTTCGCCGGTACGGATGCGCACCACCTCGTCCACGGTGGAAACGAATATCTTGCCGTCGCCCACCTCGCCGGTATGGGCCGCCTTGCGGGCAGCCTCCACCACTTCGGGGGCGAAGTCGTCTTCGACCACGGCTTCAATCTTGATCTTGGGAACGAAATCCACCTGGTATTCCGCGCCCCGGTACACTTCCTTGTGGCCGCCCTGGCGGCCGAAACCCTTGACCTCGCTGACTGTCATGCCTTTCACGCCGATGGCGGAGAGGGCGCTCTTGACTTCGTCGAGCTTGAAGGTCCGGGTGATGATTTCGATCTTCTTCATGTCGATGTCTCCTTGACTACCACTGATATCCGGTCTCGGAATGCTCGGCAATGTCCATGCCCTTGTCCTGTTCCTCGTCGCTCGCCCTCAGTCCGA from Pseudodesulfovibrio thermohalotolerans includes the following:
- a CDS encoding HD domain-containing phosphohydrolase — translated: MKDVSLIDLVCGISSALDYISPAVTGHHRRVGLGAVALASQVGVPASSLVDLLLAGLMHDIGAFSMDLALDGLKFDSDLKEHAVVGYRLLKDHPFLERASRMVLYHHTCWSDLRVIRQEGDRETLLLANIINLADRVDILRRVGTSSRERCEVEQAVAGFTSDLYAPRLLEAFRELADGGLFWPLVEDMDRPVREMLSRNLLDVRITPDELIDFSSFFTRIIDFRSRHTATHTAGVAESAVLLAKLAGMSEQEQKAMRLAGNLHDIGKLAVPTALLDKPGALDSDEYVKVQDHATVCAEVLRSISGLGEVADWACQHHERLNGKGYPLGLTADQLSLGSRIMQVADVHTAITEDRPYRKGMAREKVVTVLRSMADNGFLDPDIVNLIIENHDRFDAVRTIVQSRALSEFRRFAEASR
- a CDS encoding asparaginase, producing the protein MTKQTEIVVFFTGGTIGMSPVEGREGVAPGGNFDGLLNQLSPQEADVTLRPVLWSDKPSPHMTPEDMFRLARDVEAALEEESVLGAVVLHGTDTLVETAYMCDLVIHSDKPVILTGSMRYYSEAGYDGIRNLANTVRACLLPLPPGIGACILMTDRIFAAREAVKVNSLNVDAFESREAGVVGYVAGESVLLARPRSTPRPRRRFALDAIETNVPLITAYTGIDRKPLDHAISEGAKGVVIEGFGAGNVPPAMVEGIEACLERRIPVVLSTRCIEGGVWPIYGYPGGGADLHTKGVILSGRLGGPKARIRLMCALGLTSDPDEIGEIFAEA
- a CDS encoding DsbA family oxidoreductase — translated: MGTGIVDRLKRDYDILDTWVPHEIHPDTPPEGRPMDELFDRFDIDQVTMTCNRRGEPYGIHFTEMTLLSNSRLALEAAEFARDAGRYRAFHERMFRACFTEGRNIGDMNVILDVAGNSGLDATALTDALADRRYGQRVEDGSRQAREAGVTAIPTFIIEGQPPVTGAVNESILREKIQAAMERQ
- the glnD gene encoding [protein-PII] uridylyltransferase → MQPDSLLPESARRLKQARADLWTRAKAGAVGGFAWENTHLVDRYFEARVREAGPQRFDFALAAVGGYGRGRLCPGSDIDVVLLFKRRIPSGADAFIKTLLFPLWDLGLDLGHGVRTVADCVSLSRKDFQVLASLMDARPLAGEAGVFEAFRTAFDAKVLKKTGATFASALRDHNETRAVQYGDASALLEPELKNGLGGLRDGQQVVWLTRTLNIMGRDPIFLPEELARLREDQAFLNRVRTALHLAAGRKTDRLFFDLQPPTARLMGFAPRTASPGDTGLAVEFFLSRLHQAMTRIKAMREALFREAFPARTGPLPELAIRNLEAEPEGIRFKRQSEAAPDNVLGAFLESARTGLPLTWGARRIVRHDPERFAAGLAGRTETLSILVEIFMAPHCRTACEGLIETRLLPALFPAFAEVEHLIQFNDYHVHPVGRHTLATVALLSDFLAGDGQWTGELAARVADPARLVLAGFFHDLGKGAPDHSKAGAALAREALTRYGRSPEAVEDVAFLVEHHLLLPKTATRRDLSDERVVADVAATVGNTDRLDMLHLLSTADSMATGPRAWNAWTRSLLGELYFKVRNLLRHGPLAEPDAARRLADARREVVTAASDQDPEYVEAALRAMPPRAFLALTPDAIARHLRLVKRLWADVAEDRKRKPSAVGGKGVNLIEGAPGWAEGTYQLTIAAVDQPRLFATIAGALSLHGLNILAADIFTWKDGTAVDVFTVAEPPENLFIEEVWARVGRSIGYAMTGKLDLAARLEERGRSPLSRGRGLPQLKPLATIDNAASDFYTVVEVAATDRTGFLFDMARTLAAHSLSIHLAMITTIKGRAADVFHVRTQDGRRLLDKERIDALRRDLLDAAGTG
- a CDS encoding P-II family nitrogen regulator, which encodes MKKIEIITRTFKLDEVKSALSAIGVKGMTVSEVKGFGRQGGHKEVYRGAEYQVDFVPKIKIEAVVEDDFAPEVVEAARKAAHTGEVGDGKIFVSTVDEVVRIRTGETGEEAI